In Solidesulfovibrio sp., the sequence ACGGCGCCGGCCGGGGCGAGCGCCCGGCGGATGCGGTCTTCGTGGAACTGCGCGAGGACGGCCAGGAAAAACCGCTGTTCGGGCCGCGTTTCGAACCGGCCGCCCGGCGGGAGATCATCGAGCGGCGCCTGCCGCAGTTGCTGCGCTTCCTGCTGCGCCACCTGACCACGGCCGCGTCCTTCGCCCCGCGCCCCGAGGCGCGGCGCTGCCCGTACTGCGACTTCCGCCCGGCCTGCGGCGCGGCGGCGCGGTAGTGGGCGCAAGGAAGAGAGGAGAGGAAAAGATGCCTCCGGCGGCCAGGAGGGGATGATCCCCTCCTGGACCACCCCCTAAGGGGAAACTATTTTTCGAGGGATTCTTCCGGGGCGGGGGCGGCCTTGGGGCGCAGGGGCTCGTAGTAGATGGCCGACTTGGTGGCCTGACTGGCGCTATTGTACTTGAGCTTCATCTTGATCCGCTTTTCCGGAAAATCCCAGCTCATGACCAGCCATTCGCCTTCTGTGACCGTTTGCGGCGTGCCGGCCAGCTTGGTGGTGACGGCCTTGATGATGTCGATATCGTCGTGCTCGGTCTTCATGATGCGGCTGTAGAGTTTTCCGTCCACGGCACCGTACACGATGACCGGGGCCAGCCGCTCATGGACGCCGAGTTTGCATGGCCCCGTATAATTGTAATAGGCCACGCCCTCTTTCTCGGAGAACTTGACGAAGTAGTCATTGTCGTTGATGGAGGAAATCGTCGCGCCATAGGGCGGTTTGACGCAGTCGAAGCCACCGGCCGGGGCGGCGGCGGTCCACACCAGCGAAAGCAGGCACAGCAGGAACAGGGCGCGGCGGATCATGGTTCCCTCCGGGTCGCAGTGATGACGAAGCCTCTTGCGATGCAAGGGACTCCCTTATACCGCGCCATGCCTCGGCGCAAGCGCCAAAGGCAGGGGAGGAGCAAGGGACGCGGCCCCCCCGCCCCAGGCGGCGCGGCCGACCGGACGGGCAAGGGTCAGGCGGCCCGGATGCGCGCCGCGCCGGCGCCCACCAGAGAGGTCAGCATGCCGCGCAGGTTGGCCGCCCGGACGTTGGGCGCCACCAGCGACAGGCGCGTCAGGCCAACCACGACGCTGACCACCCGGCGGGCCGTTTCCGGCGCGTCGTCGCCCACCGAGCCGTCGAGGCGGCCCAGGTGCAGCAGCACCTCGAACTGGCGCACGATGCGGGCGTAGAGCCGGTCGAGTTCCCGGGCGCTTTCCCCGGCGGGCTGGTTGCGGACGCGCCCGGCGGCGCTGACGATGTCGCCGTAGGCCACCGGCCGCTCCTCCAGGAAACGGCAATAGGCCTCGGCCAGTTCCAGCAGCATGGCCAGCCCCGTTTCCCCGGCCGCCTCCGGGCAGGACGCTTCGAGATGGGCGAAAAGTTCGCCTTGCAGCCGGGACAGCACGGCGGCGAACAATTCGTCGCGGTTCTTGAAATGCCGGTACACCGTTTCGGGCGAAAACCCCAGCCGACGGACCAGGTCGCGCGGGCCGACGCCCTCGCGGCCGAGGCTCGCGAAAAGCCCGGCCGCCGCCTCGACAACGGCCTGCCTGGAAGCGTTCATGTTCTCCCCCAGGGTTGCCTGTGCCTTGTGGATGAAACCTTTTCTTCCTTATTCGGAAATACCGCCGGCCCGCGCCGCTGGCAATACAAAACCGGCCGCACCGACGAATTCCCCAGGCAACGGGTAATAAGGCGCCAGCCAACCGGACGGCCGGCCGCCGGTCCATCAGTCTTTTTCGCGATCGCTCGCGCGGGGATGGGCCTTGTCGTAGACGCGCATGATGCGGGCGAGCTCCAGGTGCGTGTAGCGCGTGGTGGTGGTCAGGCGTTCGTGGCCGAGCAGTTCCTGGACATCGCGCAGGTCGGCCCCGGATTCCAGCAGGTGGGTGGCGAAGCTGTGGCGCAGCATGTGGGGATGAACGTGCCGGGCGATGGCCGCGTCGCGGCCCATGGCCTCCAGGATGCGGGCCGCCTGCCGGCGGCCCAGCCGCCCGCCGCGCGGCCCCAGGAAAAAGGCCTGCTCGGCCGGATCCGGCCCAAGCTCCCCCCGGCGGCGGGAATAGGCCCCAAGCCGCTCCCGGGCCGCGTCGCTCAGCGGCGAAAGCCGCTCCTTGGAGCCCTTGCCGAGCACCCGCACGAGGCCCTGGGACAGGTCCACGTCGCCCAGATCCAGGCCCACGGCCTCGCTGACCCGAAGCCCCGAGCCGTAGAGGAGTTCGGCCAGGGCCAGGTCGCGGCAGGCGGCGATGGAGCCGTCGGCCTCGGGGCTGCCCGGCCTGGGCGTCACCAGGGCCACGGCCTCGTCCACGTTGAGGGCCCGGGGCTGGCGTTGTTCGGGCTTGGGGTTTTTGAGCCCCGCCAGCGGATCGCTTGTCACGAGCTTTTTTTGGCGCAGGTAGCGGAAAAACCCGCGCAGGGCCGAAAGCTTGCGGCCCATGGACGTCTTGGCCGTACGCCGCCGGTGCAGTTCGGCCAGAAAGCCCCGGGCCTGTTCCCGGGCGATGTCGGCCGGCCGATCGAGGCTGCGCCCCCGGCCGTCGAGATAGGCCTCGAACTGCCGCAGATCCTCGGCGTAGGCCGCCACCGTGGCCGGCGAATAGCCCTTGGCCACGGCCAGGTAGTCGAGGAAGGCCGCCACCGTGGCCGGCGGGCCGCCGCGGGGCGCCTCAGGCCTGCCGTTTGTCGAAGACATAACAGCTCTTGGGGTTTTCCTTGGCCTTTTTTTTGAGCGTCATGGCCGCCTGGGAGGCCTCGCCGTAGTGTTTGAGCCGGCCGTCGCGGTTGAAGACCACGGCGATGGACACGGCCATGAGGGGAAAGGCGCGGCGGTTGCCCTCGCGGTCCACGGACTGGATGTAGCCGCGCTGGCGGTCCTCGGCGTCGTAGAAATGCGGCACGATGTCGTCGAAGCTCTTGACCACCGCGGCGCAGGCCGCCTCCACCAGGTCCGGGGCCATGATGAACACGAAATCGTCGCCGCCCACGTGGCCGACGAAGGCCTTGTGGCCGCCCACCGCCCGCACGGTGTTGACCAGGATGCGCGCCGTCATCATGAGCACCTCGTCGCCCCGGGAAAAGCCGTACTTGTCGTTGAACGACTTGAAGTAGTCCAGGTCGGCGTAGGCCAGGGCGAAGTCCTCCCTGCGGTCGATGAGCTCCTGGATGCGGGCGATGATCGAGGTGTTGCCCGGCAGTTTCGTCAGCGGGTTGGCGTCCAGGGACCGCGAGGCCCGGGCCAGGGCCAGGGTCGCCCGGGCGCGCAGCATGGGCGCGGTCAGGGGCCGGGTGAGCAGTTCGTCCACCTCGGCGGCGCGCCAGTCGATGTCGCGGTCGAGCGCCCCCTCGTCCATGACCAGGGCCACGGGCAACTGGCGGTAGACGTTCTCGCTTTTGACCATGGCCACCAGTTCGAGCCCGGCGATGTCGGGCAGCTTCTGGTCCACCACGAGCAGGTCCGGCGGATCGATGAACAGGAGTTCCACGGCCCCGCGGCCGCACGAAAGCGTGGTCACCTCGGCCTCGGCCGGGGAAAAGGCCCGGGCAAAAAGGGCCGGCAGATCCGCCTCGGGGCTGAGGAGCATGATTTTCTGGGGCCTTGGAAACAGGCACTGCGGTTTGTCGGTCATGGGCTCAGGTAAACGACAGATCGGCGATCTCCACGAACTGCTCGCACATCTGGTCCAGGAGTTTTTCGAACTGGGCGGGTTTGATCTTGAGGATCTTGAGCGCCTCGGGCTGGAGGTAGGTCACCCCCACGTCGCCGGAAAAGCCGTATTCGAACACGCGCACCATGAAATCGCCCAGGTGCACGACGCAGGCCATCTCCGGGTAGAGCTGGGCCAGATGGGGCTTGTGGTGGTAGGACAGCCCCTCCTTGATGTTGGCCGGCAGCTTCCAGTGGTCGGCCAGCCAGGCGTTGATGCGGTCGTGGCCGAAGCCCAGCACCTCGCGCTCGGCTTGCAGGTAATACAGGTCGCGCTCGGCCACCACCTGCTCGATCTCGGCCTTGAGGTCGGGCAGTTGCACGGTGGCCACCACCTTGCCCAGGTCGTGGAGCAGCCCGGCCACGGAATATTCCTCGGCATCCTTGAATTCGAGCATCCGGGCGATGGTGCCGCAGGCCATGGCGCAACCCAGGCTGTGTTCCCACAGTCCGACCATGTTCTCGGTCATGACCTCGAAGACCGAGGTGGACACGATGATCGAGCGCAGGACGTTGAAGCCGAGAAGCACCAAGGCGTGGCCGATGGAGCTGATGCGGCCGGGAAAGCCGTAGACCGGCGAATTGACCATCTTGAGGACCTTGGCCGAGAGCACCTGGTCCATGCTGATGAGCTTGGCCACCTGGTCGGTGGTGGAATCCGGGCGCTCGACGAGCTTGCTGACCTCGTCGAGGACTTTGGGCAGGGTGGGCAGGTCGCGCACGGCCAGGATGCGGCTGCGGCGTTCGGTCCGCAGGTCCTCGCTCATCGGGCGCCCCCCTTGGCGGCCGGGGCGGGGGCGGCCTCGGCCTTGTCCTTGTCCCGAGCCTCCTCGGGCGCGGCCGCGGCGGCGGCCCGGGCGGCCTTGGCCGCCTCGGCCAGGGCGGCGCTGGAGGCGGATTTCATGCGGAAATAGTGGTCCAGCAGGCGCTGTATCTGCCCCATCCACTTGTCGCCCTGGTATTTGCGGAAAAGGAAGGGAATGCGTTCCAGGCGCTTGTCAAAGGACGAACTGCCGGCCGGCCCGTCCAGGCGCACGGGCTCGCCCTCGACCACCAGATGGGTCACGCCCATGGTGTCGAAGCGGTCGATGAGGCTTTCGGAGAGTTCGGACCCGGCGGCGGCCACGGCGATGCCGTCGGGCCGGGTCACGGGCTTGGCCAGGAGCATGCCGGGCCTGGCCAGGTTGAGCGGGATTTTCTGCATGACTCTCCCGTCCTTACGCGTCCCTCGTGTAGTACATGCCCGGCAATTTCCGCACAAGCCCCTTCATTTCCAAAAGGACCAGGGCCTGGCTGAGGGCGCCGGCCCCGGCCCCGAGGCGGCTGCCCAGGGCGTCGATGTGCGTCCTGGCCCCGTCGTCGAGCAGTTCCAGTACGGCCGTCTCCAGGTCCGACAAGCCGGCGGGCGCGGGCCGCGGGGAGGCCGCGCCCGCCGGGGCGAGGCCGGCGCCCCGGGCGACGGGCTCCGGCGGGGCGCGACGCACGGGCCGCGGCGGCGGCACCGGGCCGGCCGGCCGGGGCGCGTCCACGTAGGCGGCCAGCTCCCGGGCCAGCGCGGCCACGATGTCCCCGGCCGACTGCACGAGCCGGGCCCCCTGGGTCAGCAGCGCGTGGCAGCCGGCGAAGCTCGCCAGATTGACGGGCCCGGGCAGGGCGAAGACCTCGCGGCCCTGCTCCAGGGCCAGGCGGGCGGTGATGAGGCTGCCCGAGCGCGCCGCCGCCTCCACGACCAGGACACCCAGGGACACCCCGGCGATGATGCGGTTGCGGATGGGAAAATTCTGGGCCTGGGGCGGCGTGCCGGGGGCGAATTCGCTTATCACGGCGCCGGTTGCGGCCAGTTCCCGCCACACGTCCAGGTTGGCGTCGGGATAGACCAGATCGAGGCCGGTGCCGCACACGGCCAGCGACCGCCCGGGGCCGGTCAGGCCGCCGAGGTGGGCCTGGCGGTCGATGCCGAAGGCCAGGCCCGAGACCACGGTGATGCCGGCCCCGGCCAGGCCCGAGGCGATCTCGAAGGCCTGGGCGAAGCCGTAGCGCGAACACTGCCTGGCCCCGACCAGGGCCACGCAGGGGCCGGAGAGCAGCCCGACGTCGCCGACGACGTAGAGGGCGGCCGGCGGGTCGGGCAGTTCGCGCAGCCGCGCCGGATAGGCCGGGTGGAAATAGGGGATCGGGACCAGGCCCTTTTTCGCCGCCGCCTCCATCTCGCGCCGGGCGGCCGGGGTGGAGGCGCCCCGGGCCAGGGCGCCGGCGGCCGCGTCGTCGCAAAGCCCCTGGGGCCCGAAGGAACGGGCGTCGTCCAGGGCAGCCGCGGCCGAATCGTAGCGATCGAAAATCCGCTTCCAGGTCCGGGGGCCGATGCCCGGGGCGTGGCGCAGGCGCAGGCAGGCCTCGAGTTCGGCCAGAAAAGCCGCGTCGCCCGTCCAGGCGAGGGGGGGCGAAAGGGCGGCGTCCGTGGTCATTTGGGCAGGGATTGGAGTTTCTGGCGCACGACGGAGGCGAGTTCGGCCTCGGGATAGTCCTTGAGGTAGCGTTCGAGGGTGGCCCGGGCGGCGGCCATGTCGCCATCTTTTTCCTGGGCCATGGCCATCTTGTAGAGGGCGTCCGCCGCCTTGGAGTGCCCCGGCCAGCCTTTGGCCACCTTGTCGAAGTCCGTGACGGCGGCCTTGTAGTCGCCGGCGGCATAGGCGCTCTCGCCCACCCAGTACAGGGCGCTGGGGGCCAGGGGGCTCGTGGGATGAGCGGCCACGAACTGGTCGAAGGCCGCCTTGGCCGCGGCGGCATTGCCGTTGATGGCCAGTTGCAGGGCCCGGTTGTATTCCGTTTTCTCGGCCGGGGAGGCGGATTCGGCCGGAGAGCC encodes:
- a CDS encoding TetR/AcrR family transcriptional regulator → MNASRQAVVEAAAGLFASLGREGVGPRDLVRRLGFSPETVYRHFKNRDELFAAVLSRLQGELFAHLEASCPEAAGETGLAMLLELAEAYCRFLEERPVAYGDIVSAAGRVRNQPAGESARELDRLYARIVRQFEVLLHLGRLDGSVGDDAPETARRVVSVVVGLTRLSLVAPNVRAANLRGMLTSLVGAGAARIRAA
- a CDS encoding tyrosine recombinase; the encoded protein is MSSTNGRPEAPRGGPPATVAAFLDYLAVAKGYSPATVAAYAEDLRQFEAYLDGRGRSLDRPADIAREQARGFLAELHRRRTAKTSMGRKLSALRGFFRYLRQKKLVTSDPLAGLKNPKPEQRQPRALNVDEAVALVTPRPGSPEADGSIAACRDLALAELLYGSGLRVSEAVGLDLGDVDLSQGLVRVLGKGSKERLSPLSDAARERLGAYSRRRGELGPDPAEQAFFLGPRGGRLGRRQAARILEAMGRDAAIARHVHPHMLRHSFATHLLESGADLRDVQELLGHERLTTTTRYTHLELARIMRVYDKAHPRASDREKD
- a CDS encoding diguanylate cyclase, whose amino-acid sequence is MTDKPQCLFPRPQKIMLLSPEADLPALFARAFSPAEAEVTTLSCGRGAVELLFIDPPDLLVVDQKLPDIAGLELVAMVKSENVYRQLPVALVMDEGALDRDIDWRAAEVDELLTRPLTAPMLRARATLALARASRSLDANPLTKLPGNTSIIARIQELIDRREDFALAYADLDYFKSFNDKYGFSRGDEVLMMTARILVNTVRAVGGHKAFVGHVGGDDFVFIMAPDLVEAACAAVVKSFDDIVPHFYDAEDRQRGYIQSVDREGNRRAFPLMAVSIAVVFNRDGRLKHYGEASQAAMTLKKKAKENPKSCYVFDKRQA
- a CDS encoding HDOD domain-containing protein, translating into MSEDLRTERRSRILAVRDLPTLPKVLDEVSKLVERPDSTTDQVAKLISMDQVLSAKVLKMVNSPVYGFPGRISSIGHALVLLGFNVLRSIIVSTSVFEVMTENMVGLWEHSLGCAMACGTIARMLEFKDAEEYSVAGLLHDLGKVVATVQLPDLKAEIEQVVAERDLYYLQAEREVLGFGHDRINAWLADHWKLPANIKEGLSYHHKPHLAQLYPEMACVVHLGDFMVRVFEYGFSGDVGVTYLQPEALKILKIKPAQFEKLLDQMCEQFVEIADLSFT
- the dprA gene encoding DNA-processing protein DprA, giving the protein MTTDAALSPPLAWTGDAAFLAELEACLRLRHAPGIGPRTWKRIFDRYDSAAAALDDARSFGPQGLCDDAAAGALARGASTPAARREMEAAAKKGLVPIPYFHPAYPARLRELPDPPAALYVVGDVGLLSGPCVALVGARQCSRYGFAQAFEIASGLAGAGITVVSGLAFGIDRQAHLGGLTGPGRSLAVCGTGLDLVYPDANLDVWRELAATGAVISEFAPGTPPQAQNFPIRNRIIAGVSLGVLVVEAAARSGSLITARLALEQGREVFALPGPVNLASFAGCHALLTQGARLVQSAGDIVAALARELAAYVDAPRPAGPVPPPRPVRRAPPEPVARGAGLAPAGAASPRPAPAGLSDLETAVLELLDDGARTHIDALGSRLGAGAGALSQALVLLEMKGLVRKLPGMYYTRDA